In Hydrogenovibrio thermophilus, the following are encoded in one genomic region:
- a CDS encoding acyl-CoA thioesterase yields MNASLKWRHPKPFIENHTVTEDEIDFLDHVNNKVYLNWMEHISWQHSLAVGIDESVQRQVGKIMVVRQHELNYRSACHLGDELLIGTWVGEQIGCCQRRRYYQVFRLADGKEVFFGHTQWACMNLKTHQACKIPPEFITPYETTQ; encoded by the coding sequence ATGAACGCATCACTTAAATGGCGGCATCCCAAGCCCTTTATCGAAAACCACACCGTCACCGAAGACGAAATCGACTTTCTCGATCACGTCAACAACAAGGTGTATTTGAATTGGATGGAACACATCTCCTGGCAACACAGTCTGGCGGTAGGCATCGACGAATCGGTGCAACGCCAAGTCGGTAAAATCATGGTGGTGCGGCAGCATGAGTTGAATTATCGTTCCGCCTGTCATCTGGGCGACGAATTGCTGATTGGCACTTGGGTGGGCGAACAAATCGGCTGCTGCCAACGCCGCCGCTATTATCAGGTATTCCGGCTAGCCGACGGCAAAGAGGTGTTTTTCGGCCATACGCAATGGGCCTGCATGAATCTGAAAACCCACCAGGCCTGCAAGATTCCACCGGAATTCATTACACCGTACGAAACG